The Arachis hypogaea cultivar Tifrunner chromosome 14, arahy.Tifrunner.gnm2.J5K5, whole genome shotgun sequence DNA window TCAAAACGTGAATTTCGTATGAAGCCCTGCAACTCAAAAAGAATAATAGTTAAGTAAAAAGTGTCAAACAAACTACAAGGAATAAAAACCACAAATAATTGAAGTGTTTAACTTAATAATGCAAAATGCTGTAGATTAATAGCTAAGCAAATATAATAATCAACCCAAAAGATGAAATCAGTCAAATGATTTCAaattataattctatatcaaactTCACAGCTTCAACTAAATAGAACAAATATTAAATTGTCTTCATGCATAAAGGCAACGAAATCAGCCATAAAGGCAACGAAAATGTACTTCTAAACAAGAATATGGATAAAACGTCCTATAAAGTATAAATGCTACAAAAAAAGAACTTCTAAACCAGAATATGAATAAAACTTCCTATGAAATTGTAGCAAAATATGAGAAGTGAATGATTGAgcaagagagagacagagagagtaCCGGAAGGTTACAACTGCACCCAAACTTACATAGGGCAGCATTAGAAATTATCTTTTCCCTCTTCACAGTAAGAAGACCTTCATGGTGATttggatatatttgaaaaaggtgCTGACTAGTTGCATATTTCAAGAAAGAATCTCCAAGAGTCTCTAGAGATTCGTAGTGAAAGCTCTCCCCGCAACTTTTTGAAGTGAGTGCTTCCAAGACCTACATTGCAAAATGCAATTACCATGGTATAAATATCTATACAATGTTTCAAAGAGTCAAATGAAGGGGAAAAGATGCCATCCATGAGCGAATTTAAGAGACTGAAGTAGTACCCTACCTTGCTAGTTGAAACCACATTTTGCATGCAATGATCCAAATGCAGCTTCTTCAAGTTAGAAGCTACAAGCAACGACTCAACTCGATGCATAATGGATGGAACAAATGAGAAGGAATAAATTGTACTAATAGGCACTGGCGACATGACTATATAGCACAATTCAGGAGGTAATTCAACTGTGCTCCTGCTTGCTTCAGAAACTGGAAGGGGAAAAAGGTTAGGATTCAGATTGGGTCACACAATGGCAATGCATGTAAACAAATAGCGCTAAACATAATATACTTCTATACTTTTGAAAGGAACATTTAGTGTTTTTTATTACTTAAAAAATCTAAGAAATAACTAAGCTAACAAACTTGATTCCTTTTGATTATAATCATACTTAGTTGCTTTCACTTAATTCCTTATTACATGCAGAAAATTCCAATTCATATTAATAAGAAATAACCAATCCCTTTACTTTATCATATGCTTCAAACCATTGGATTTGACAAAACGAAATTTCAAAAGCTTAACCTGTGTCCTTCTTTTGTTTGTGTCCATGACAATAATTTTTAACATGATAGAGATGCCTTGCTTTGAGCAGTCTTTGTTGTTCAAACTTCAACTCAATGCCATGCCTGAAACATGGAAAAAGATAGTACAAGAATAGCACACCCCATTAGAAAAAATTAACTTGAGAATACACTTCAGCAACAAATAAGTACCTACTTTTGTATGAAGTACTTCTTGTATGTGGTAACTCCACCATGCCTTAGGTTCAAATGCGAGTTTCCATTCAAGCACATTATATCAGTTGTGATATAAAAATGATCATTATGAGGAGTATAAACCAAAGAGTTCCTTAGTATGCAGGTGCAAACACGGCCGTTCTTTGTCCATACATTGGGAGAATGATTTCCACAAGCAAATTTTGACGGATACAAAGAATTGATCGAGGACCAATCGACAGAAAGTCTTTGCTTATGGGTTGGAAGCAAGAGATAATCAATCTCCGGATCGCCTTCTGAACATAATTTGTCTGCAGATCTCAGCTTCTCCATATTATGATCCAGGAGCAGTCGAAGAATTGTCACCTGGAATCTCTTGCATAAAAGAACCTGCAGAACAAAATATAATAACTTTTCTGAATTTTCCAACACCTATTTAATTTGCTATGCACTATTGAAgaaggaaaaggaaacataccTGATTTGGAGAAAGATCGATGGTTCCTGTGTATCTCAACTTTACATACAAACTACCTTCATCATAAGGCATTTGGAATTCCTTGCTTCCAATTTCTCGATCAAGCTCCATTCTCATGGCAACCACAATATTAGATATATCATCACTAAaattggagtttaactccattaGATAGCAATGATATATCGTATTCTCCGTATTAGAGAAGTGGTTCACCCATTCGCACGGCATATAACTTGGTTGCTCCTCATTGAATGGTTCATTCGCTGTAAGAATTTGATTGATATTGAAGCAAACCAAAGGTTAAAGGCATAAACAGAATTTTATTTCCAAGTAAACTAATATTCAAAATGAGAATGAAAATTAGAAGGATAAAATAGTGGAAGCCATAAGTTTACCAAAGTCTTGCATCTCCCCTTCTTCAACATAAATTTTGGGAACAAGATTATCTGTCAAAGCTCCAATCTTATGAAGTTGCTTGCATGCTTCAAGGCAAGCAATTTTCTTCAAGGCTTTCTTGTCACCTTCTACACAAATAGTTTGTATAGGACAACTTTTCGGAAGATGCAATGTTCCTGTTTCTTTTACCCACCTTGGAGTGGGTTTAAAGTacctaataataaataaaaatataagggAAAAAAAGGAACAAGATTGATGGAGAATGCACTAGCATCTCAAAATAGGGTTCATAAAAGTGAAGGAAGCAAAACTAAGATGTAAATCATGTAATTTCGGCCTGAATGAACAAACTAACCCGTCTGAAGGGAGCCAAGAGCAAAATATATGGATCAACTCAATGCTAGAACTGAGAGTCACAATGGCTTTCGTGCTTTCAACTCGATAAACTTCCTCATTGAATTGATCACTTTCAAAATGATCAAATGGAAGGGAAGAATGACGCAGTGACTCCTTCCTCATAAGATCTCCACTAGCAAGGTATTGCTCTAGCCGAGAGTATGTGACTGAATCCCCACTGAAATTTCAGAACAAAATTAGGTAGTTTCTTTGGAGATATGTTGCCAATCTTACTCTATGCAACATATCATATAAAATAGCAGTTATATAAGtgctaaaataatattaatacacAGGATGGCAGGAGAATACATAAAAGGAATTACCGTTGAACCATTAATACGTAGTCTGAATTCTGCATTCTAGCACGGCCACGGGACTGTATGAAACTGCACACAGTGGGACAGGGGTCAAATCTGATAACCAAATTGCAACTTTGAACATCTAAACCCTCTTCGAGAATTGATGTCGCAACAATGATATTGACCTACATATGACAACATTtccttaaataaaaataaaagatgcaatttatTGTAATAATAGTATAGTGAATGATCTACGAAAGCAACAAACCATGCCCATACGAAACTCTTCCACAATTTCATTTTGCATTTTTCTGGATTGATTATGTACACCAGTATTATTTCCTGCTATGCATTTCGTCTTCCAACTATTGTATTTTGGAAGCAATACATTCAATAGATCCTGGAGGACAATAGCTGTAATTACTCGTTCAACAAAAACTATGCATCGCATCTCAGACAAACCCCTGTAGTTTTAGCATAAAGGGTACATATGTCAACATAGATTTAATCATATTCATAACCAAAACAAGAGAAACATATACAAACATATCATAAATATTTATTACGGGATAGACAAAATAAAACAACTTCAGTTTCGCGAATTGCGTCAAAATGTTAGTTCTTGTGAATAAATAAATCAGAGGAGAGATAAGCAGTACCAACCaataataaagaaaatgaaatgaactTAAGGGACAATTTGGTACGGACGATCAAGGAATGAAAAGAGTTAAAATGAGTAAATTTTGTGGAAAACTGATTTTTCACCTCTATCATTACACAATACCTAACTGACCCCAAATGAAATTTCCAACCATAAAGTATTCAGCTTCTCAAATCAAATCTAATATCGACTTTCAACTGCTAATAATGAAATTTAAATCCTAGAAGCCAGACCTATCAATGATGGTAACACCCACATGCATGATTTCTAAATGGAAATTTTTCAGCGAGGATAACCTGTACTCAAGCAGTGTGTCAACAAGACAACAAACTTTGGAGGTTAACAGCCCCATATCCTTATCCGATTTAGTGTTATTACCAATAAACCGCTGAGGACCTGTGCaagaaatatatttaaaaattaattaattacattaaaCAGTGCAAGCAAATTCATATTTAAATTCTCACATTTTCTTGTAAAGGTTTTAGAGTCAGTACCAGATGATAAGTGCGTCTTAAATAGCTTCACAgtatctaaattaaattttttcacaAATCTATCCCCAGATTTAAATGATTCACTTTCGTGGGAAGATAAGAACTCTGCAGCCTGTCacataaacacaaaaaaaaaaaattgaatttaagtAAGCAACCATGAACAGTTATCGATGCTATAGACTCAGAAGAGAAGGGGAAATAAGAACCTTTAAAGCCAACCAAACACCAAGTGTATCCAAGCAAAACATAATGGAAGAAAAATTCTTTGTTATCCTCTTGTGTGCAGTCTCAGCAACTGATGCTGTGAAATTTGAAGTTCTCAAGGAGAGTTCATACTGttgatcaaataaaaaaatatcctaaGTCAATAATCTCAAGGAAATAATCAACACTTATTTGACCCCAAAATGGAGATTAACAATTAAATATAGGAACAAACCTGTTGTTTTAACATATTGAGTTCAACTGCTAATTTTTCAAATAACACATATGGAATTTCATTTTTCATGTAAAACTTGAACTTTGGAGTTGATATTGGTATGAACTTTGCAATGACATCTTCACTTACGCATGTGTATACCTTCAATTCAAAATGTTATGTCAGACAAAGTGTGCATTACAAGATCAACTGATAATACTAAATTGAAACTCGAGAATCATTAGATAGAATTGAATTATTCTAGCCACATTTCAAGTTAGAACATTCTAGCATCAATATAAGGCCTCAAGGGATGTCAATATTCATAGTATAGGCAGGGTGTATTAGAGGTAGAGAATCCGAAGCAACCTTTGAGTCCATTAGTGTCATTAGGTCACGGATATTTACAGAGAGGGTGTATTCAGAGCTTCCAACTGGACCAAGAAagtgaaaaaggagaaaaag harbors:
- the LOC112741475 gene encoding endoribonuclease Dicer homolog 2 isoform X1, which produces MTRKDKAAMRIETTQSSCSSSSSHHLPRQKRTKLHHHGLHQQVEIMEPIQMEIDDGSQLQALADPLPFARSYQLEALEKAIHENTIVFLETGSGKTLIAIMLLRSYAYMLRKPSRHIAVFLVPKVVLVTQQAEAVKTHTDLKVGMYWGDMGVDYWDAATWKKEIDEHEVLVMTPAILLRSLRHSFLKLDMIKLLIMDECHHAKGRDPYACIMKEFYHRELNSGISDLPRIFGMTASPIKSKVGSSEYTLSVNIRDLMTLMDSKVYTCVSEDVIAKFIPISTPKFKFYMKNEIPYVLFEKLAVELNMLKQQYELSLRTSNFTASVAETAHKRITKNFSSIMFCLDTLGVWLALKAAEFLSSHESESFKSGDRFVKKFNLDTVKLFKTHLSSGPQRFIGNNTKSDKDMGLLTSKVCCLVDTLLEYRGLSEMRCIVFVERVITAIVLQDLLNVLLPKYNSWKTKCIAGNNTGVHNQSRKMQNEIVEEFRMGMVNIIVATSILEEGLDVQSCNLVIRFDPCPTVCSFIQSRGRARMQNSDYVLMVQRGDSVTYSRLEQYLASGDLMRKESLRHSSLPFDHFESDQFNEEVYRVESTKAIVTLSSSIELIHIFCSWLPSDGYFKPTPRWVKETGTLHLPKSCPIQTICVEGDKKALKKIACLEACKQLHKIGALTDNLVPKIYVEEGEMQDFANEPFNEEQPSYMPCEWVNHFSNTENTIYHCYLMELNSNFSDDISNIVVAMRMELDREIGSKEFQMPYDEGSLYVKLRYTGTIDLSPNQVLLCKRFQVTILRLLLDHNMEKLRSADKLCSEGDPEIDYLLLPTHKQRLSVDWSSINSLYPSKFACGNHSPNVWTKNGRVCTCILRNSLVYTPHNDHFYITTDIMCLNGNSHLNLRHGGVTTYKKYFIQKHGIELKFEQQRLLKARHLYHVKNYCHGHKQKKDTVSEASRSTVELPPELCYIVMSPVPISTIYSFSFVPSIMHRVESLLVASNLKKLHLDHCMQNVVSTSKVLEALTSKSCGESFHYESLETLGDSFLKYATSQHLFQIYPNHHEGLLTVKREKIISNAALCKFGCSCNLPGFIRNSRFDPQTWAVPGDKSISLKLEELDSKGAKAFVSGKRKLRRKVIADVVEALIGAYLSTSGEEAALLFMNWVGIKVNFNFSPYERHHSIHPERLINVNFLESLLNYSFRDRHLLVEAFTHGSYMLPEIPRCYQRLEFLGDAVLDYLITRHLDNKYPGMSPGQLTDMRSASVSNDCYAWSAVKAGLHKHILHASQDLHKDIVVIVQEVAKFSSASPIVWELDISFPKVLGDIIESLAGAIFVDSEYNKETVWQCIRPLLEPLVTPETLTMHPTRELSELCQKENYKIEKIRSRKDGVTSYLMEVQANGITIHSYEYTGYADKKTAKRIVCREILKQMKKTQPK
- the LOC112741475 gene encoding endoribonuclease Dicer homolog 2 isoform X2, whose product is MEPIQMEIDDGSQLQALADPLPFARSYQLEALEKAIHENTIVFLETGSGKTLIAIMLLRSYAYMLRKPSRHIAVFLVPKVVLVTQQAEAVKTHTDLKVGMYWGDMGVDYWDAATWKKEIDEHEVLVMTPAILLRSLRHSFLKLDMIKLLIMDECHHAKGRDPYACIMKEFYHRELNSGISDLPRIFGMTASPIKSKVGSSEYTLSVNIRDLMTLMDSKVYTCVSEDVIAKFIPISTPKFKFYMKNEIPYVLFEKLAVELNMLKQQYELSLRTSNFTASVAETAHKRITKNFSSIMFCLDTLGVWLALKAAEFLSSHESESFKSGDRFVKKFNLDTVKLFKTHLSSGPQRFIGNNTKSDKDMGLLTSKVCCLVDTLLEYRGLSEMRCIVFVERVITAIVLQDLLNVLLPKYNSWKTKCIAGNNTGVHNQSRKMQNEIVEEFRMGMVNIIVATSILEEGLDVQSCNLVIRFDPCPTVCSFIQSRGRARMQNSDYVLMVQRGDSVTYSRLEQYLASGDLMRKESLRHSSLPFDHFESDQFNEEVYRVESTKAIVTLSSSIELIHIFCSWLPSDGYFKPTPRWVKETGTLHLPKSCPIQTICVEGDKKALKKIACLEACKQLHKIGALTDNLVPKIYVEEGEMQDFANEPFNEEQPSYMPCEWVNHFSNTENTIYHCYLMELNSNFSDDISNIVVAMRMELDREIGSKEFQMPYDEGSLYVKLRYTGTIDLSPNQVLLCKRFQVTILRLLLDHNMEKLRSADKLCSEGDPEIDYLLLPTHKQRLSVDWSSINSLYPSKFACGNHSPNVWTKNGRVCTCILRNSLVYTPHNDHFYITTDIMCLNGNSHLNLRHGGVTTYKKYFIQKHGIELKFEQQRLLKARHLYHVKNYCHGHKQKKDTVSEASRSTVELPPELCYIVMSPVPISTIYSFSFVPSIMHRVESLLVASNLKKLHLDHCMQNVVSTSKVLEALTSKSCGESFHYESLETLGDSFLKYATSQHLFQIYPNHHEGLLTVKREKIISNAALCKFGCSCNLPGFIRNSRFDPQTWAVPGDKSISLKLEELDSKGAKAFVSGKRKLRRKVIADVVEALIGAYLSTSGEEAALLFMNWVGIKVNFNFSPYERHHSIHPERLINVNFLESLLNYSFRDRHLLVEAFTHGSYMLPEIPRCYQRLEFLGDAVLDYLITRHLDNKYPGMSPGQLTDMRSASVSNDCYAWSAVKAGLHKHILHASQDLHKDIVVIVQEVAKFSSASPIVWELDISFPKVLGDIIESLAGAIFVDSEYNKETVWQCIRPLLEPLVTPETLTMHPTRELSELCQKENYKIEKIRSRKDGVTSYLMEVQANGITIHSYEYTGYADKKTAKRIVCREILKQMKKTQPK